From the genome of Bacillota bacterium:
CGAAGACGGTACGATTTTACCATTGAGCACCATTGATGAGCAGTTGCCTGAAGAAATTAAACGGCTCCTTCTCAGGGAAGACATTGGTCCTTACATTGAACTGGCCAGCTTAGCGGCCGATGCCAAATTGAGCGAGGACGAACTGAATGCCATTATTAATGTCATCCGGTTGGTTACTGGCCAACGGACTCAAGGTGGTTAACAGCGGGCTGCAACTGATAGTGTTTAAAAGGTTTTTGACTGGTATTCGGTTTGTCTACATTAATCACCTCCACATCATGGAAGACAATACGCACTATCCGGGGCGGGAGTCTCATCGCAATTGTCTTTCTGGCCATTTTATTGCCCCCAATCATTAATGATAGACATAGCCAAGTTCAAATGAGATGCGCTTTGCACATTCCTTAACAAGGCGCGCTAGGTTAGACGCGTTTTCCCCTAATATCTTTTCGGCAGAGCCCGACACGCTGACAGCAGCCAAGGGTTTCGCCCGGGAGTCTTTTATGGCTGAAGCAATGCATCCAATCTCAACATTGTGCTCCGAATTATCCACTGCAAAACCTTGCTCTCTTATTATAGCTAATTGGGCTTTAAGCTCAGGCAGCGAAGTAATTGTATTGTGAGTGAATGATTGAAATATGTTTGAGGACGCACGTCTGTCCAGTTCGTCCTCACTTATTTCAGCTAATATGACCTTGCCTACCGCCGTACAGTAAGCTGGGGCCCGTCGTCCGATATGGAAATTAGTTGTTAACGGGGCGCTTCCGTCGACACGATCCACAAATACAGCATCAAAGCCTTCCAAAGTAGCTAGATGCACATCAGCACTGGCCTCTTCAGCCAGACGCTTAAGAAATGGTTTAGCCACATCCCTTAGCTCAAGACTGTTAATTAAGCTATTGCTAATGGCCAGAAATTTTAGCGACAGCCTATAGCTACCATCCTGTTTTTGCCCAACATAGCCCAGCTCAAGTAGTGTTGATAAAAACCTGTGAACCGTACTTTTGCTCCATCCAAGCTCGGATGATATATAGCTGATGGTAAGCCCAGAGGGATATCTGCTCAGCATTTCAATTATCTCAAAAGCCTTGCCTACCGAATATACAAAATCCTTTCTCTTCATGGTGTCCTCCCCTAAAGCTGAAGTTCCGCTATCCGGGATTGCGGTCCACTAAGTGGAACCTAGGATAATATTCGACATTCTCGTAGATTATCCTTCTTAGCTGATGAAACTTTTTCGTGGTACCAGATATGTAATGTGTATGGTAGGAATAAACAAACACAGCCTGACAGAATGAGACCTATGCTGTGTTTATTATTGCTGATAACAGTTAGTCACAATTAGGCAAGGATTGCCAAACTGTTGCCGCCTCATTATGCCTCATGAGGGATCAACCTTGGCCACCTTGGTTATAGGCCTTGGGGTTTGCTTTGTCGGCTGTACAGGCCGATTCAGATCGCTATCAAGTTTGGAGTGACGAGAACATTAAGGAGTGATTGGCTTGTACACATGTGCACAGTGTAAGAGCAACAACTGTCGTCAGGGCAATTTAGATGAAGTGCCACGGAATTGCCCCTGCAAAGACGACCCGGAAGATGTGAAAGCACTTTACAAGGAAGCGGAGAATCTTGAGATTGCCCGCAACTCTGCTCTAGTGGAAAGTGAGGGGTATTGCCGTTGGTCTAGGTTAGAGGAAATAATGCACTTTGCCAGAAAATGTGGCTTCACCAACTTGGGGGTTGCCTTTTGTATTGGCTTAAAGACTGAGGCCTCCGCTTTAGTGCAAGTGCTGAAGAAAAACGGTTTCACCGTCAATTCTGTGGTCTGTAAAAACGGCAGTATTCCCAAGGAATTCTTGAGAATTCAAGAGCAGGAAAAACTAAGGCCGAACACGTATGAACCCATGTGCAACCCAATTGGACAAGCAATGGCTCTTAACAAATCCCAGACCGATTTAAACATAATTTTAGGATTGTGTGTGGGACATGATACTCTGTTTATCAAGTATTCACAGGCA
Proteins encoded in this window:
- a CDS encoding IclR family transcriptional regulator, which gives rise to MKRKDFVYSVGKAFEIIEMLSRYPSGLTISYISSELGWSKSTVHRFLSTLLELGYVGQKQDGSYRLSLKFLAISNSLINSLELRDVAKPFLKRLAEEASADVHLATLEGFDAVFVDRVDGSAPLTTNFHIGRRAPAYCTAVGKVILAEISEDELDRRASSNIFQSFTHNTITSLPELKAQLAIIREQGFAVDNSEHNVEIGCIASAIKDSRAKPLAAVSVSGSAEKILGENASNLARLVKECAKRISFELGYVYH
- a CDS encoding DUF1847 domain-containing protein encodes the protein MYTCAQCKSNNCRQGNLDEVPRNCPCKDDPEDVKALYKEAENLEIARNSALVESEGYCRWSRLEEIMHFARKCGFTNLGVAFCIGLKTEASALVQVLKKNGFTVNSVVCKNGSIPKEFLRIQEQEKLRPNTYEPMCNPIGQAMALNKSQTDLNIILGLCVGHDTLFIKYSQA
- a CDS encoding helix-turn-helix transcriptional regulator, yielding MQFADILKHLREEREISREELAQAIDVSYWTIAKYESRARMPDIPTLIKLSNALNVTVDYLIGRAETEDGTILPLSTIDEQLPEEIKRLLLREDIGPYIELASLAADAKLSEDELNAIINVIRLVTGQRTQGG